Proteins from a genomic interval of Sphingobacterium sp. SYP-B4668:
- a CDS encoding tetratricopeptide repeat protein, translating into MKSKAEKINDYIDNCLEPQELLAFEEEMEADSTLREEVELYRDVQATLSKRMSRQEQELRQSLVHAQHKNRTTTGKTLPFKKMLTYAIPIVAAACIIVVVRLFFFQSPDDLYNLPTMHTAVVRGATDGESSYAKAATLFNAEDYNAAMPLLQDLVSGDPTNLQYKYYLGLCHYGMAEYTLAAQILEPLAAGTSVFKNESRYYLALAYHKEGKDQEAIQALKQVEDTSTMFKKASRLLQKLELKK; encoded by the coding sequence ATGAAGTCAAAAGCGGAAAAGATAAACGACTATATCGATAATTGCCTCGAACCGCAGGAGCTCCTGGCGTTTGAAGAGGAGATGGAAGCGGATTCCACATTGAGAGAGGAGGTCGAATTGTATCGTGACGTACAGGCTACGCTGTCCAAGCGTATGAGCCGTCAGGAACAAGAATTGAGACAATCTTTGGTACATGCTCAGCACAAGAACCGTACGACTACTGGAAAGACCCTTCCATTCAAGAAGATGTTGACCTATGCTATACCAATTGTGGCCGCTGCCTGTATAATAGTGGTGGTCAGACTATTCTTCTTTCAATCTCCGGATGACTTATATAATCTCCCGACAATGCATACTGCCGTTGTACGGGGGGCAACGGATGGAGAGTCTTCCTATGCGAAGGCAGCAACATTGTTCAATGCAGAGGATTACAACGCTGCAATGCCTTTACTCCAAGACCTTGTGTCGGGTGATCCTACCAATCTCCAGTACAAATATTATTTGGGACTTTGCCACTATGGTATGGCCGAATATACGCTGGCAGCCCAGATATTAGAACCTCTAGCAGCAGGCACTTCTGTGTTTAAGAATGAGTCTAGGTATTACCTTGCGTTGGCTTACCACAAAGAAGGAAAGGATCAAGAAGCAATTCAAGCACTGAAACAGGTAGAGGATACAAGCACCATGTTCAAGAAAGCATCCCGCTTACTGCAAAAATTAGAACTAAAGAAATAG
- a CDS encoding RNA polymerase sigma factor, producing the protein MHADQKYIDYLKSNDALGIQSIYTQFGKKVVRMICFNNGSEDDAYDILQESLVDIYHMGLDKNYQLTTSFESFLLMVCKRKWLNALKKAKQIEVTKSTDDLYGIEDVSDLTLQEELEHIERENEVMRVLATLGDRCQEIIKRCITEKHQEQIAVSLGVTYAYLRKKKSECMATLMERVNMYTSYKTKKS; encoded by the coding sequence ATGCATGCTGACCAGAAATACATAGACTACCTTAAGTCTAATGATGCCTTAGGTATTCAAAGTATCTATACCCAATTTGGAAAGAAGGTGGTAAGGATGATTTGTTTTAATAACGGATCAGAAGACGATGCCTATGACATTCTACAGGAATCTCTAGTCGATATATACCATATGGGGCTGGATAAAAACTATCAACTGACAACCTCCTTCGAATCCTTTCTCTTAATGGTCTGCAAGCGTAAATGGCTGAATGCGTTGAAAAAAGCTAAACAAATAGAGGTAACAAAATCTACAGATGATTTATATGGTATTGAAGATGTATCAGATTTAACATTACAGGAAGAGTTGGAACATATTGAGCGGGAGAATGAGGTGATGCGCGTACTAGCTACTTTAGGAGATCGTTGCCAGGAGATTATCAAGAGATGTATCACCGAGAAACATCAGGAACAAATTGCGGTATCTCTAGGTGTCACGTATGCTTATTTGCGAAAGAAGAAAAGCGAATGTATGGCCACGCTAATGGAACGTGTTAACATGTACACTTCATACAAAACAAAGAAATCATGA
- a CDS encoding PKD domain-containing protein, whose amino-acid sequence MKRLLTFISLLFAHYSFAQDTVSDAPIDTFQTIIHSQLEGGGQRFKAELRPLVQVPGGRTPFYTYLWDFGDGHFSTEANPLHQYAKPGEYEVSIYAVNNYDDGPRPKRPKKKIKVDTQLANNPIPNRFEQSFFSANQTFQIFKNCNAIPGQDMSLVVGVNTGGKKGKIYLLTNEKIAGLAGFSLAEQSRYYNEKIDSAVKEPQMQQLWATVKQSTLTKSGSPAYGIKEEQQFKSEKDAISYFSNLYEAYQTVSTYEVDPSNGETQFALVNLDITPEMLVDTNAIVTISGVFIPEDGLANVHQVDVPIIKSHDPNKMSIRPARMNYRLQMRKKKTMTYKVQFQNDGEGDAKNVRLEMQLPKEIDKDSFKLIALYPECDSCENASSRGCYRYYLDDTGKLVFHFKDISLPGTGAPDVTDQDSTQGFILFSVHTTKRLQNKSFKAHTDIYFDKNEPIRTNTATSRFRKGFSPIVTFGLNSSISGDLGENDISKKYTNGIALGVGLAPIAPYKKPYWQVELYATTSGLNTDNPRVDGDGVVADPEYGDKGFQYIASQTSLEQRFLHLSIPAQVRYNFNRYLSAGIGAMARLQINTKNESTTSYFGRGASGVEASITRSDVLEKEKTSKILWNPFVDINIGFVYLGPSIGFRYNYDKNVKHTANIYALWRF is encoded by the coding sequence ATGAAACGGCTATTAACCTTTATCTCTTTGCTTTTTGCTCATTATTCATTTGCCCAGGACACTGTCAGCGATGCACCCATTGATACTTTCCAAACTATCATCCATAGTCAACTAGAAGGTGGTGGACAACGATTCAAGGCGGAGCTGCGCCCCCTAGTTCAGGTCCCAGGAGGTCGAACTCCTTTCTACACTTATCTCTGGGATTTTGGAGATGGTCATTTCAGCACTGAAGCAAATCCTTTACACCAATATGCCAAACCGGGAGAGTATGAAGTATCAATCTACGCCGTCAATAACTATGATGATGGCCCAAGACCCAAAAGACCCAAAAAGAAGATAAAAGTAGATACACAATTAGCCAACAACCCCATTCCCAATCGTTTTGAACAATCATTTTTTAGTGCCAATCAGACTTTCCAAATCTTTAAGAACTGTAATGCTATTCCGGGGCAAGACATGTCGTTGGTCGTAGGAGTGAATACAGGTGGGAAAAAAGGTAAAATATATTTGTTGACGAATGAAAAAATAGCGGGACTGGCTGGCTTTTCACTTGCTGAGCAAAGCCGCTACTATAACGAAAAAATAGATAGTGCTGTCAAAGAGCCGCAGATGCAACAGCTATGGGCTACGGTGAAACAGTCCACCTTGACCAAGTCTGGAAGCCCAGCGTACGGGATTAAGGAGGAACAGCAATTTAAATCGGAAAAGGACGCTATTTCCTATTTTTCAAATCTGTATGAGGCGTATCAGACAGTGTCCACGTATGAGGTAGACCCCAGCAATGGGGAGACACAGTTTGCATTGGTAAACCTAGACATCACACCGGAAATGTTGGTCGATACAAATGCTATCGTCACTATATCGGGTGTATTTATCCCCGAGGATGGGTTGGCAAATGTACACCAAGTAGATGTGCCGATTATCAAGTCTCATGATCCTAATAAAATGTCCATTCGCCCAGCTCGAATGAATTATAGGCTCCAGATGCGAAAGAAGAAGACAATGACATATAAAGTCCAATTCCAAAACGACGGTGAGGGGGATGCCAAAAATGTAAGATTGGAGATGCAACTACCAAAGGAAATCGATAAAGACAGTTTTAAGCTGATTGCCTTATATCCAGAATGTGATAGCTGTGAGAACGCATCCAGCAGAGGATGCTATCGGTACTATCTTGACGACACAGGAAAACTTGTCTTTCATTTCAAAGATATCTCGCTACCAGGGACTGGAGCGCCTGATGTTACAGACCAGGACAGCACCCAAGGCTTTATCCTATTTTCCGTCCATACTACCAAACGTCTCCAAAACAAATCATTCAAGGCGCATACGGATATATATTTTGATAAAAATGAACCTATCCGCACCAATACCGCTACATCAAGATTTAGGAAAGGGTTTTCTCCTATTGTGACATTTGGGCTGAATTCCTCTATATCGGGTGATTTAGGAGAAAATGACATCAGTAAAAAATATACCAATGGCATAGCCCTAGGTGTAGGCCTAGCTCCAATCGCTCCATATAAAAAACCGTATTGGCAAGTAGAACTGTACGCAACCACGAGCGGGCTAAATACGGACAACCCGAGGGTTGATGGCGATGGTGTTGTTGCCGATCCAGAATATGGAGATAAGGGATTTCAATATATAGCCTCGCAAACGTCATTGGAACAACGGTTTCTCCACCTAAGTATCCCGGCCCAGGTGCGTTACAACTTTAATCGGTACCTCTCAGCTGGGATTGGAGCAATGGCACGCTTACAAATCAACACCAAGAACGAATCTACCACATCATACTTCGGTCGTGGTGCCAGTGGTGTAGAAGCTTCCATCACACGGTCGGACGTATTAGAAAAGGAAAAAACATCCAAGATACTGTGGAATCCATTCGTAGACATAAACATCGGATTTGTCTACTTAGGTCCATCAATTGGATTTCGGTATAACTATGATAAAAACGTAAAACACACGGCCAATATATATGCTCTCTGGCGGTTTTAA
- a CDS encoding CHAT domain-containing protein, with product MLSGGFKYILVLTILCVFHACGKRTVSNEITQNIDTVSTRLLDSLETVAYQYPERYIQQADSFVNQIEGIIQRVEDKVIYAYILMNVAYSLKEHGNLYESIKYYEKAYQYVHENKLADIDIAALVIKPLANLYTRIDDIEKTVGLLEHALSETSEPQQKIALLNNLALAYLYLPAPQKSISLSHQSLSLGPRNTLTEALIYNNLANAYQQIGNRDSCYLFNKKAIAIFEHSSLQADTLSWYTSALLLRGELNESPKDFETALRLLNNASNNGYQREKAKVNLQLAELYTHSKRPGDSKKYFTESLALLSPLRDPNGYVTDYTYTHALTGIADNYEFVHDNDSAFYYYRLAIENDFRTQQLITGREGHLKNNKSSRQRVEKMLSTASRLLGNTTEEAIAQEILKTCFWLTELSKGRLLINEISRSSNWSQDSTTLGHKLNRLQHIYRQIHSVQDNPLKKELKREAQQLLLELQIDEKFYEKKFEVPDINLFSEKIGNSTDYHYTYFTNADSSLYILSCNNGTYRLHKVGNSIVKTVDTFKSTYFGHSPQAYNNDPKAYDLMATTICSALLPELPQRDGTLFISTDGSLSGLPFDALRQGNEFLVEHYNLSYLHTFILKEYISPPILPPSKINILYRSNYTPPLPNLLFADQEAQELQRRYQTAVYSEERQSIDDLQSAFAARDILHIAAHTSLDDNNSPMIYLRTPLSIDQIKVSWIGSPLIFLSACNTASGENLTSEGMESLTRAFLTKGVPSVLATYWLADDEATLDITTTFYSNLLQEKNPINALGQAKRAFIAHSNEQGQNPWYWANINHSGIDTEILLTQKRDLTSLLISALILSLLAIAGYSYRRLRSNGSLVKINEESEDKP from the coding sequence ATGCTCTCTGGCGGTTTTAAATATATATTAGTCCTAACCATACTATGTGTATTTCACGCTTGTGGGAAGCGAACGGTATCCAACGAGATCACGCAGAATATAGATACGGTTTCCACTCGATTACTGGATTCGTTAGAAACTGTCGCCTATCAGTATCCTGAGCGGTATATACAGCAGGCCGATTCGTTTGTCAATCAAATAGAGGGTATTATACAGCGTGTAGAAGATAAAGTAATCTATGCCTATATATTAATGAATGTTGCCTACTCGTTGAAGGAGCATGGCAATCTATATGAAAGCATCAAATACTATGAAAAGGCATATCAATACGTCCATGAAAATAAGCTCGCCGACATTGATATAGCTGCACTCGTAATCAAGCCTTTGGCTAATCTGTATACTCGTATCGATGATATCGAGAAAACCGTAGGATTGCTGGAACATGCCCTTTCGGAGACCTCGGAACCGCAACAAAAAATCGCACTATTGAATAACTTAGCCCTAGCTTATCTCTACTTGCCCGCACCACAAAAATCCATCAGTTTATCCCATCAATCATTGTCTTTGGGACCGCGCAATACACTGACTGAAGCCCTGATTTACAACAATCTTGCAAATGCGTATCAACAAATTGGAAATCGTGATAGTTGCTATTTATTCAATAAAAAAGCCATTGCTATCTTTGAGCACTCATCTCTCCAAGCGGATACGCTTAGTTGGTATACTTCAGCATTGCTACTCAGAGGAGAATTAAATGAATCTCCCAAGGATTTCGAGACAGCGCTAAGGTTGTTGAACAATGCGAGTAACAACGGTTATCAACGAGAAAAAGCCAAAGTCAATCTACAATTAGCAGAACTATACACACACAGCAAAAGACCTGGAGATTCCAAAAAATATTTCACCGAAAGCCTCGCCTTATTGAGCCCTTTGAGAGACCCCAATGGGTATGTAACGGATTACACCTATACCCACGCACTCACAGGGATTGCAGACAACTATGAGTTTGTACATGACAATGACTCTGCTTTTTATTATTACAGACTGGCGATAGAGAATGATTTCAGAACACAACAGCTAATCACAGGTCGAGAGGGACATCTCAAAAACAACAAATCAAGCCGGCAACGTGTAGAGAAAATGTTATCCACCGCAAGCCGACTCTTGGGCAACACCACAGAGGAGGCAATTGCACAAGAAATCCTAAAAACTTGTTTTTGGTTAACAGAATTATCTAAAGGCCGACTACTGATCAATGAAATAAGCCGCTCGTCCAATTGGTCACAGGACAGCACCACATTGGGGCATAAACTAAATAGGTTACAACATATCTATCGGCAAATCCACTCGGTCCAAGACAATCCATTAAAAAAGGAATTAAAGCGAGAAGCACAACAACTGCTACTGGAACTGCAAATCGACGAGAAGTTTTATGAAAAAAAATTTGAGGTTCCAGATATCAACCTATTCTCCGAAAAAATAGGCAATTCCACAGATTACCATTATACGTATTTTACAAATGCAGATAGCTCACTTTATATCTTATCCTGCAACAACGGGACATATCGCCTACACAAAGTAGGAAATAGCATTGTAAAAACCGTAGACACCTTCAAATCCACCTATTTTGGACACAGTCCACAGGCATACAACAATGACCCGAAAGCCTATGATTTGATGGCGACAACGATTTGCTCGGCGCTTCTCCCCGAACTACCGCAGAGAGATGGAACATTGTTCATTTCAACAGACGGTAGCTTAAGCGGCCTTCCGTTTGATGCGCTCCGCCAAGGCAATGAATTTCTTGTGGAACACTACAATCTTTCCTATCTCCACACCTTTATCCTGAAAGAATACATCAGCCCCCCAATCCTTCCTCCTTCTAAGATCAACATTCTGTATCGTTCCAACTATACACCGCCACTCCCTAACCTCCTATTTGCCGATCAAGAGGCACAAGAGTTACAACGTAGATATCAAACGGCAGTATACTCTGAAGAAAGACAATCAATAGACGATCTTCAAAGTGCCTTTGCTGCCCGAGACATCTTACACATCGCCGCACATACCTCCTTGGATGATAACAACAGTCCCATGATTTATCTAAGGACACCCTTATCTATCGATCAGATCAAGGTTTCGTGGATTGGCTCACCGCTAATTTTCCTTTCAGCATGTAATACGGCGTCCGGCGAAAATCTCACATCAGAAGGCATGGAAAGTCTAACACGGGCCTTTTTAACAAAAGGCGTTCCTTCCGTACTGGCTACCTATTGGTTGGCGGATGACGAGGCCACGCTAGACATCACCACAACTTTCTATTCCAACCTTCTACAGGAAAAAAATCCAATCAACGCATTGGGCCAGGCGAAAAGAGCTTTTATAGCGCATTCGAATGAACAGGGACAAAATCCATGGTATTGGGCCAATATTAATCATTCAGGAATTGACACCGAAATTTTACTCACACAAAAAAGGGACCTTACGTCCCTTCTAATATCGGCATTGATTTTATCTTTACTGGCTATAGCAGGCTACTCTTACAGACGCCTAAGGTCTAATGGCAGTCTTGTAAAGATAAACGAAGAATCCGAGGATAAACCTTAA
- a CDS encoding branched-chain amino acid aminotransferase translates to MSATDTYSIRVEPTQQSRLSQVDFSNLKFGKILSDHMLVAEYENGEWTDVSIVPYGNLSISPSMSALHYGQAIFEGIKAYKFEDGTVSIFRPDRNWERFNKSAARLEMPEVPEEIFMGGLKKLLEVDKAWVPQVTGTSLYIRPFMFGTEAALGVHPSASYKFIIITSPVGAYYNKPLKLKVETHFTRAAQGGVGFSKNAGNYALSLYPTRLANDEGFDQLIWTDAKEHKYIEEAGTANLVFRIGDTIITPHDDTILHGVTRRTIVELAQHWGYKIEQRHVSVEELINGIKEGIVSDAFAAGTAATLTPISTIGYNGELYELPEVENREFSNKVLSYLNDLRYGKIEDPFGWNFIV, encoded by the coding sequence ATGAGCGCGACAGACACTTATTCCATTCGCGTAGAGCCCACACAGCAATCGAGACTCTCGCAGGTAGATTTTAGCAATCTAAAATTTGGAAAAATCCTTTCAGACCATATGTTGGTGGCTGAATATGAAAATGGGGAATGGACAGATGTGAGCATCGTCCCTTACGGAAACTTGAGCATTAGCCCATCAATGTCAGCCTTGCATTACGGTCAAGCGATTTTTGAGGGAATCAAAGCTTATAAATTTGAAGATGGAACGGTCAGTATCTTTAGACCAGATAGGAATTGGGAGCGCTTCAATAAATCTGCAGCAAGATTAGAAATGCCCGAAGTTCCAGAAGAAATTTTCATGGGTGGTCTTAAAAAGCTTCTAGAAGTAGATAAGGCTTGGGTCCCTCAAGTCACAGGAACCTCTTTATACATCAGACCTTTCATGTTTGGTACTGAAGCCGCATTAGGTGTACACCCATCGGCTTCTTATAAATTTATCATTATCACTAGTCCTGTCGGTGCTTACTACAATAAACCGTTGAAACTTAAAGTAGAAACTCACTTCACAAGAGCAGCACAAGGTGGTGTAGGTTTTTCAAAAAATGCAGGTAACTATGCTTTGTCCTTGTACCCTACACGACTAGCCAATGATGAAGGTTTCGACCAATTGATTTGGACAGATGCCAAAGAGCACAAGTACATCGAGGAAGCAGGTACAGCCAACTTGGTATTCCGTATTGGCGATACTATTATCACCCCTCACGATGATACTATCTTACACGGTGTGACACGTCGCACGATTGTTGAACTTGCGCAGCATTGGGGATACAAAATCGAACAACGCCATGTATCCGTAGAAGAATTGATCAATGGAATTAAAGAAGGTATAGTATCCGACGCTTTTGCAGCAGGTACAGCAGCAACTTTGACACCCATCTCGACAATTGGATACAATGGAGAGCTTTATGAATTACCAGAAGTAGAAAACCGAGAATTTTCCAACAAGGTCCTTTCTTATCTTAATGACCTTCGATATGGAAAAATAGAAGACCCTTTCGGATGGAACTTCATCGTATAG
- the miaA gene encoding tRNA (adenosine(37)-N6)-dimethylallyltransferase MiaA has protein sequence MKQKTLIAIVGPTAIGKTAMAIQVANHFKTEIISADSRQFYREMTIGTAKPSMEELAAAPHHFVDSHSIEQDYSAGDFERDVLALLEKLFQIHDVVVLVGGSGLFVKAVCEGLDNLPKPLPGVRDRLNNRFEAEGIEVLQTYLREVDPEYFEEVDRSNSQRVIRALEVYESTGKPFSFYRQNTTAKRPFNIITIALNTDREKLYDRINRRVDTMVAAGLIDEVKSLVNYKDKPALLTVGYAEIFDYLACILTWDEAIDRIKQNSRRYAKRQITWFKKGGDAVWFEPQDIEQVLDYIQKKLKA, from the coding sequence TTGAAGCAAAAAACATTAATAGCCATAGTAGGCCCTACCGCGATAGGGAAAACTGCTATGGCTATTCAAGTCGCCAATCATTTTAAGACCGAAATTATATCTGCTGATTCTCGACAGTTCTATCGAGAAATGACCATTGGTACAGCCAAGCCCTCTATGGAAGAGTTGGCAGCGGCGCCACACCATTTTGTTGATTCACATTCCATAGAGCAGGATTATTCAGCAGGAGATTTTGAACGCGACGTCCTTGCTTTGTTGGAAAAGCTATTCCAGATTCATGATGTGGTCGTATTGGTGGGTGGATCGGGCTTGTTTGTTAAGGCCGTTTGTGAAGGGCTAGACAACCTACCTAAGCCGCTCCCTGGAGTCCGGGATAGACTGAATAATCGATTTGAAGCGGAAGGGATTGAAGTACTTCAGACCTATTTGAGAGAGGTCGATCCCGAGTATTTTGAAGAAGTCGATCGGAGTAATTCCCAACGTGTGATTCGTGCATTGGAAGTCTATGAGAGCACGGGCAAGCCATTTTCATTTTACAGACAGAATACTACGGCAAAGCGGCCATTTAATATCATTACAATTGCCTTGAATACCGATCGAGAAAAGCTTTACGACAGGATCAATCGGCGTGTAGATACGATGGTGGCCGCAGGGTTGATTGATGAGGTTAAGAGCTTGGTTAATTATAAGGATAAGCCAGCGCTTCTGACAGTCGGATATGCGGAAATTTTTGATTATCTGGCTTGTATCCTTACATGGGATGAAGCTATAGACCGAATTAAGCAAAATTCAAGAAGGTACGCCAAACGGCAAATTACCTGGTTTAAAAAAGGTGGTGATGCTGTGTGGTTCGAACCGCAAGATATCGAACAGGTGTTGGACTATATACAGAAGAAACTAAAAGCTTGA
- a CDS encoding IS1096 element passenger TnpR family protein, whose protein sequence is MAIYRFRVTFEDYEDVYREIDMLSKQTFLDLHHAIHKTTGYEVETSSSFYVSNDQWKKGTEIALFPTERKIANEVLLMEGVRLSKFIDDPHQKFYYVYNFERPYDFHVELIKILKEEEGKEYPTVFKTIGVAPKSLGSAVIPAVPVDEDDAEYEEEETQYGVDEEDDFDMFDDEQGEEDTDGGNRPSGVEDEY, encoded by the coding sequence ATGGCTATTTACAGATTTAGAGTTACTTTCGAAGACTACGAAGATGTTTACCGTGAAATTGATATGCTTTCTAAGCAAACATTTTTGGACCTTCACCATGCAATCCATAAGACTACCGGTTACGAAGTCGAAACATCTTCTTCGTTTTATGTAAGCAATGATCAATGGAAAAAAGGTACTGAAATCGCCTTGTTCCCTACCGAGAGGAAGATTGCAAACGAAGTCCTTTTGATGGAAGGTGTGCGGTTAAGTAAATTTATTGACGATCCGCACCAGAAGTTCTATTATGTATACAATTTTGAGCGACCTTACGATTTTCATGTTGAGTTAATCAAAATCCTCAAAGAAGAAGAAGGGAAAGAATATCCTACTGTATTTAAAACTATCGGAGTGGCTCCGAAGTCGCTTGGCAGTGCAGTAATACCTGCGGTACCAGTGGATGAAGATGATGCCGAGTATGAAGAGGAGGAGACGCAGTATGGTGTCGATGAAGAGGATGATTTCGATATGTTTGATGATGAGCAGGGGGAAGAAGATACAGATGGCGGCAATCGTCCATCAGGAGTAGAAGACGAGTATTAA
- a CDS encoding CCA tRNA nucleotidyltransferase — MSDNLQHPIFSHIKDLAAQTNTECYVIGGYVRDHIMGRPFKNDVDVVIVGSGIDFANKLGEKLHTKVAIYKSFGTAMLVYDGLNVEFVGARKESYRSDSRKPIVENGTLEDDQNRRDFTINAMAYSLNISNYGELLDPFNGLQDIEQRVIKTPLEPEVTFSDDPLRMMRAIRFATQLSFKIDLATLTAIATTKHRINIISKERITDELNKIIMAAKPSIGFKYLFDTGLLPLIFPAMYQLYGVDIVDGKGHKDNFYHTLEVLDNVATYSDDLWLRWAAIMHDIAKPATKRFDKKLGWTFHGHEDKGARMVPKLFAELKLPLNEKMKFVQKLVLLHLRPIVLAQDIVTDSAVRRLLFEAGDDIDALMMLCHADVTTKNEFKKKKYRENFELVKQKLKDVDERDQIRNWQPPITGEDIMKVFNLGPGREVGKIKNAIREAILEGEIANSRDQAYHFMIDIGAKMGLKAQHKLNI; from the coding sequence ATGAGTGACAATTTACAACATCCGATTTTTTCCCATATCAAAGATTTAGCAGCACAAACAAATACCGAATGTTATGTCATTGGCGGGTATGTGCGTGACCATATTATGGGGCGGCCATTTAAGAATGACGTCGATGTGGTAATTGTAGGTAGCGGAATTGATTTTGCCAACAAGTTGGGGGAAAAGCTCCATACCAAAGTGGCGATTTATAAAAGCTTTGGCACGGCAATGCTAGTCTATGATGGCCTCAATGTCGAATTTGTGGGTGCCAGGAAGGAGTCCTATCGTTCGGATTCTAGAAAGCCGATTGTAGAAAATGGCACTCTAGAAGATGATCAAAATAGACGTGATTTTACCATCAATGCGATGGCCTATTCGCTAAATATCTCCAACTACGGAGAGCTACTGGATCCATTCAATGGTCTCCAGGATATCGAACAAAGGGTTATCAAGACCCCATTGGAACCGGAAGTGACTTTTTCGGATGATCCGCTCAGGATGATGCGAGCCATTCGATTTGCGACACAATTGAGCTTTAAGATTGATTTAGCAACGCTTACAGCTATCGCGACGACTAAGCATCGAATCAATATTATCTCTAAAGAGCGGATTACCGACGAGCTGAATAAAATTATAATGGCAGCCAAGCCCTCCATCGGGTTTAAGTACTTATTCGATACCGGACTATTACCACTTATTTTCCCGGCTATGTACCAACTGTATGGTGTTGATATTGTAGACGGGAAGGGCCATAAGGATAATTTTTACCACACACTAGAGGTGTTGGACAATGTAGCTACTTATAGCGACGATCTTTGGTTGAGATGGGCCGCCATTATGCACGATATTGCAAAGCCGGCCACAAAGCGATTTGATAAAAAACTGGGGTGGACTTTCCACGGACACGAGGATAAAGGCGCTCGCATGGTACCCAAATTGTTTGCCGAGCTCAAATTGCCTCTAAATGAGAAGATGAAATTTGTGCAAAAGCTTGTCCTGCTACATCTACGCCCTATCGTGCTAGCCCAGGATATCGTGACCGACTCTGCTGTAAGACGTCTTCTTTTTGAGGCTGGGGATGATATTGATGCATTAATGATGCTTTGCCATGCTGACGTCACTACTAAAAACGAATTTAAAAAGAAAAAATATCGAGAAAACTTTGAGCTGGTCAAGCAGAAGCTTAAAGACGTTGACGAACGGGATCAGATTCGTAATTGGCAACCGCCTATCACAGGTGAGGATATTATGAAAGTATTCAACTTAGGACCGGGTAGAGAGGTGGGCAAAATTAAAAATGCCATACGGGAAGCTATTCTAGAAGGTGAGATAGCAAACTCTAGGGATCAGGCTTATCACTTTATGATCGATATAGGTGCCAAGATGGGATTGAAAGCCCAACACAAACTTAATATCTAG